In Stigmatella aurantiaca, the following proteins share a genomic window:
- a CDS encoding helix-turn-helix domain-containing protein — MTPDVSKFKTPGQFIRHLLEERGWTQKVLAVVLNMTEPSLNMIIAGKRDLSAELAIMLGEVFGVAAEKFMELQKSYELYQARGVVQADPHLARRASLFGALPVGEMIKRRWIDADDVKQVARVESEIARFFGVQTPSEIPVLPHAAKKTDVDGPVAPAQMAWLFRVKHLAREMVVDRYSSESCREAIKALSGLLSAPEEARHVPRILSEAGIRFVLVESLPKAKIDGACLWLGETAPVIGMSLRFDRIDNFWFVLRHELEHVLRQHGRIEPIIDTDIEAAGQDVPEEERQANEAASAFCVPKKELDSFIARKQPVFAERDILGFAARLRLHPGLVAGQLRYRLKRWDLFAKHLVKIRYAVSPGAVVDGWGDVAPVGH, encoded by the coding sequence GTGACGCCTGATGTCTCAAAATTCAAAACTCCCGGACAGTTCATCCGACACCTGCTTGAGGAGCGTGGCTGGACCCAGAAGGTTCTCGCAGTCGTGCTGAACATGACTGAGCCTTCACTCAACATGATTATTGCCGGTAAGCGGGACCTAAGCGCCGAGCTGGCTATCATGCTGGGTGAGGTGTTCGGCGTTGCCGCCGAGAAGTTCATGGAGTTGCAGAAGTCCTATGAACTGTACCAAGCTCGCGGGGTAGTGCAGGCGGATCCTCACCTAGCGCGTCGCGCCAGCCTGTTTGGTGCACTCCCCGTTGGCGAAATGATCAAACGCCGGTGGATTGACGCGGACGACGTGAAACAAGTGGCTCGGGTAGAGTCCGAGATCGCTCGATTCTTTGGAGTGCAAACTCCAAGCGAAATCCCCGTGCTGCCGCATGCGGCGAAGAAAACCGATGTAGATGGACCTGTAGCACCAGCTCAGATGGCATGGCTCTTCCGAGTGAAGCACTTGGCCCGAGAAATGGTGGTGGACCGGTACTCCTCCGAGTCCTGCAGGGAAGCCATCAAGGCCCTTTCTGGGTTATTGTCCGCTCCAGAGGAGGCACGGCATGTCCCTCGTATTTTATCGGAAGCCGGCATCCGCTTCGTTCTCGTGGAGTCGTTACCGAAGGCCAAGATCGACGGCGCATGCCTGTGGTTAGGTGAGACGGCACCAGTGATCGGGATGTCGCTCAGGTTTGATCGAATTGACAACTTCTGGTTCGTTCTTCGCCACGAATTGGAGCATGTGCTCCGGCAGCATGGACGTATCGAGCCTATCATCGACACGGACATTGAGGCAGCTGGCCAAGATGTACCCGAAGAGGAGCGGCAGGCGAACGAAGCCGCATCGGCGTTCTGTGTCCCCAAGAAAGAACTCGATTCCTTTATCGCGCGCAAGCAGCCTGTGTTTGCAGAGAGAGATATCCTCGGTTTCGCTGCCAGATTGCGCCTTCACCCAGGGCTGGTTGCAGGCCAACTCCGCTACCGCCTCAAGCGCTGGGACCTGTTCGCGAAGCATCTGGTGAAAATTCGGTATGCCGTTTCGCCAGGAGCAGTAGTCGACGGCTGGGGAGATGTCGCACCTGTTGGGCACTGA
- a CDS encoding SDR family oxidoreductase — protein sequence MTKTWFITGTSSGLGRILAEQVLARGDRVAATLRKPGVLDALKAEHGDRLWVERLDVTDTSEVRRVVGKAFSDLGRIDVVVSNAGYGLFGAAEELSDEQIRSQLETNLVGSIQLIRAVLPHLRGQGGGRILQVSSEGGQIAYPNFSLYHATKWGIEGFVEAVSQEVAPFGIEFTLVEPGPTRTGFAEGIVQPPALAIYDRTPSGDIRRALKEGAFPIKGDALKCVQAMLESVSHSPAPKRLVLGRTAYASIRAALASRLSALDAQKELAVAADAD from the coding sequence ATGACAAAGACATGGTTCATCACGGGTACGTCGTCGGGGCTCGGCCGGATCCTCGCCGAGCAGGTGCTTGCCAGGGGAGACCGGGTGGCGGCGACGCTCCGCAAACCGGGCGTCCTCGATGCCTTGAAGGCGGAGCATGGGGACCGCCTCTGGGTCGAGCGCCTCGATGTGACAGACACGTCCGAGGTCCGGCGTGTCGTCGGCAAGGCCTTCTCGGATCTGGGGCGAATCGATGTGGTGGTGAGCAACGCGGGCTACGGGCTGTTCGGTGCCGCCGAGGAGCTGAGTGACGAGCAGATTCGCTCCCAGCTCGAGACGAACCTCGTCGGGTCGATTCAGCTCATCCGGGCCGTGCTTCCCCATCTGCGTGGCCAGGGCGGCGGCCGCATTCTCCAAGTCTCCTCGGAGGGCGGTCAGATCGCCTATCCGAACTTCTCGCTCTACCACGCGACGAAGTGGGGGATTGAGGGCTTCGTCGAGGCGGTCTCGCAAGAGGTCGCGCCGTTCGGGATTGAGTTCACCCTCGTCGAGCCGGGCCCGACGCGGACGGGGTTCGCGGAAGGTATCGTCCAGCCCCCCGCGCTGGCCATTTATGACCGGACGCCCTCCGGCGACATCCGGCGAGCCCTGAAGGAGGGCGCGTTTCCCATCAAGGGAGACGCCCTCAAGTGCGTGCAGGCCATGCTCGAATCGGTGAGCCACTCGCCGGCGCCCAAACGCCTCGTGCTTGGGCGCACCGCGTATGCCTCGATTCGTGCCGCGCTCGCGTCCCGGTTGAGCGCCCTCGATGCGCAAAAGGAACTTGCGGTGGCGGCGGACGCGGATTGA
- a CDS encoding LysR family transcriptional regulator, whose protein sequence is MKNRHELPRADLTELTAFAAIAAHRSFRKAAEELRVSPSTLSHTLRSLEERVGVRLLHRTTRSVATTQAGEALLGRLRPLLREFDNALSEVDAFRDGPQGMLRINTSLIGARLLLRKAVPAFLARCPEMQVDLVTEGRLVDIIAEGFDAGVRLGEAVPRDMIAVGFGGQARFVAVASPAYLKRRPAPRTPHELHQHACIRYRLRSGKIYRWEFEKRTQALAVDVPGPLTLDDDDLMVQAALDGLGIAFVPEQAAERALKAGTLVAVLSDWCPPFPGLFLYYPGHRQVPAGLRAFIDVLKETEARPS, encoded by the coding sequence GTGAAGAATCGCCATGAATTGCCCCGGGCCGATTTGACCGAGCTGACCGCGTTCGCCGCCATCGCCGCGCACCGGAGCTTCCGGAAGGCGGCCGAGGAGTTGCGGGTCTCGCCCTCGACGCTCAGCCACACCCTCCGGTCGCTGGAGGAGCGCGTGGGCGTCCGGCTGCTGCATCGAACGACGCGAAGTGTGGCCACGACGCAGGCCGGAGAGGCCTTGCTCGGCCGCCTCCGGCCCCTGCTCCGGGAGTTCGACAACGCGCTCTCCGAGGTCGACGCCTTCCGGGACGGTCCGCAGGGCATGTTGCGCATCAACACGAGCCTCATCGGCGCGCGCCTCTTGCTTCGCAAGGCGGTGCCCGCCTTCCTCGCGCGATGCCCCGAGATGCAGGTCGACCTCGTCACGGAGGGCCGGTTGGTGGACATCATCGCAGAGGGCTTCGACGCGGGCGTCCGGCTCGGCGAGGCCGTCCCCCGGGACATGATCGCGGTGGGCTTCGGGGGGCAGGCGAGGTTCGTCGCCGTCGCCTCCCCCGCCTACCTCAAGCGCCGGCCGGCACCGCGCACGCCGCACGAACTCCACCAGCACGCCTGCATCCGGTACCGCCTGCGGAGCGGGAAGATCTACCGGTGGGAGTTCGAGAAGCGCACTCAGGCCCTCGCCGTGGACGTGCCCGGACCGCTCACGCTAGACGACGATGACCTCATGGTGCAGGCAGCCCTGGACGGGCTCGGCATAGCGTTCGTCCCGGAACAAGCGGCGGAACGCGCGCTCAAGGCGGGGACGCTGGTGGCCGTCCTGAGCGACTGGTGTCCCCCCTTTCCCGGCCTCTTCCTGTACTACCCGGGGCACCGGCAGGTGCCTGCCGGGCTCCGAGCCTTCATCGATGTCCTCAAGGAGACCGAGGCACGCCCTTCCTGA
- a CDS encoding pirin family protein: MLTVRPSNARGHANHGWLDAHHTFSFAGYYDPAHMNFRALRVINEDRVAPRRGFGTHPHRDMEIITYVLSGAVEHRDSMGSVGVLRAGELQRMTAGTGVLHSEQNPTGEELHLLQIWILPERQGLTPSYEQKAFPEQERQGRFRLVVSPEGAEGSLKVNQDMRLYSTLLGKGEQTEYTLAPGRHAWLQMARGAGTLNGVAVSAGDGVAVSNESRLVLSATEPLEALLFDLA; this comes from the coding sequence ATGTTGACCGTTCGTCCGTCGAATGCGCGTGGCCATGCGAACCATGGCTGGCTGGATGCCCACCACACCTTCTCGTTCGCGGGGTACTACGACCCGGCGCACATGAACTTCCGCGCGCTGCGCGTCATCAACGAGGACCGCGTGGCGCCGCGCCGGGGCTTTGGCACGCACCCGCACCGGGACATGGAGATCATCACCTACGTGCTCTCGGGCGCCGTGGAGCACCGCGACAGCATGGGCTCGGTGGGCGTGCTGCGCGCGGGCGAGCTGCAGCGGATGACGGCGGGCACGGGCGTGCTCCACAGCGAGCAGAACCCCACGGGGGAGGAGCTGCACCTGTTGCAGATCTGGATCCTCCCGGAGCGCCAGGGGCTGACGCCAAGCTACGAGCAGAAGGCCTTCCCGGAGCAGGAGCGCCAGGGGCGCTTCCGGCTGGTGGTGTCGCCGGAAGGGGCGGAGGGCTCGCTGAAGGTGAACCAGGACATGCGGCTGTACAGCACGCTGCTGGGCAAGGGCGAGCAGACCGAATACACGCTGGCCCCCGGCCGGCATGCGTGGCTGCAGATGGCCCGGGGGGCGGGGACGCTCAACGGCGTGGCGGTGAGCGCGGGCGACGGGGTGGCGGTGTCCAACGAGTCCCGGCTGGTGCTCTCGGCCACGGAGCCCCTGGAGGCGCTGCTGTTCGACCTGGCCTGA
- a CDS encoding LysR family transcriptional regulator — MDLNELLVFAKVVQAGSFTSAARGLRMPKSTVSRKVSELEERVGAQLLQRTTRKLRLTDVGQAYYEHCARIVAEAEQAELAVTRMQSAPHGLLRVTAPLAFNFMGTMIAEFLAGYPEVQIEMVCTDRTVDLVEEGFDLAVRAGKLADSSSLIARRLGSIERVAMASPRYIQERGAPKSPKELAAHDCLLFGAGASGNVWTLHSGSRTAEVAIRARLTVNEPDMLRAVALAGFGIALLPNTHYAKDIDAGRLQRLLPEWSSPGAPVNAVYPVTRHHSPKVMAFVDFLKERWPHKV, encoded by the coding sequence ATGGATCTCAACGAACTCCTCGTCTTCGCGAAGGTCGTCCAGGCCGGCAGCTTCACGTCCGCGGCGCGGGGGCTGCGCATGCCCAAGTCCACGGTGAGCCGCAAGGTGTCCGAGCTGGAGGAGCGCGTGGGCGCCCAGCTCCTGCAGCGCACCACGCGCAAGCTGCGCCTCACGGACGTGGGGCAGGCCTACTACGAGCACTGCGCCCGGATCGTCGCCGAGGCCGAGCAGGCGGAGCTGGCCGTTACCCGCATGCAGTCCGCGCCGCATGGGCTCCTGCGCGTCACGGCCCCGCTGGCCTTCAACTTCATGGGGACCATGATCGCTGAATTCCTGGCGGGCTACCCTGAGGTGCAGATCGAGATGGTGTGCACGGACCGCACCGTGGATCTGGTGGAGGAGGGGTTCGACCTGGCCGTGCGCGCGGGCAAGCTGGCGGACTCCTCATCGCTCATCGCCCGGCGGCTCGGGAGCATCGAGCGCGTGGCCATGGCCTCGCCCCGCTACATCCAGGAGCGCGGCGCGCCCAAGTCCCCCAAGGAACTCGCCGCGCATGACTGTCTGCTCTTTGGCGCGGGTGCGTCGGGCAACGTCTGGACGCTGCATTCCGGCAGCCGGACGGCGGAGGTGGCCATCCGGGCCCGGCTCACCGTGAACGAGCCCGACATGTTGCGCGCGGTGGCGCTGGCGGGCTTTGGCATCGCCCTGTTGCCCAACACCCACTATGCCAAGGACATCGACGCCGGGCGGCTGCAACGCCTCCTTCCAGAGTGGAGTTCCCCCGGGGCGCCGGTGAATGCGGTCTACCCGGTCACCCGGCACCACTCGCCGAAGGTGATGGCCTTCGTGGACTTCCTCAAGGAGCGGTGGCCGCACAAGGTGTGA
- a CDS encoding YceI family protein produces MATTTWNIDPTHSGVHFTVRHMVISKVRGNFRKFTGTVSLDEQALSASSVTATIETVSIDTGVEQRDNHLRSPDFFDAAKFPTITFQSTKVEKGAGEGFRVTGKLTIRDVTREVVLEAEQLGIGKDPWGNTKAAFEAKTSIDRKEFGLTWNQALEAGGVLVGEKIEIGLEIQAVKAQAADKAA; encoded by the coding sequence ATGGCCACCACCACCTGGAACATCGACCCCACCCACTCCGGCGTCCACTTCACCGTGCGCCACATGGTCATCTCCAAGGTGCGCGGAAACTTCCGCAAGTTCACCGGCACGGTCTCCCTGGACGAGCAGGCGCTGAGCGCCTCGTCGGTGACGGCCACCATCGAGACGGTGAGCATCGACACGGGCGTCGAGCAGCGCGACAACCACCTGCGCTCGCCGGACTTCTTCGACGCGGCGAAGTTCCCCACGATTACCTTCCAGAGCACGAAGGTGGAGAAGGGCGCGGGCGAGGGCTTCCGGGTGACCGGCAAGCTGACCATCCGCGACGTCACCCGCGAAGTGGTGCTGGAGGCCGAGCAGCTCGGCATCGGCAAGGACCCCTGGGGCAACACCAAGGCCGCCTTCGAGGCGAAGACCAGCATCGACCGCAAGGAGTTCGGTCTGACCTGGAACCAGGCGCTGGAGGCGGGCGGCGTGCTCGTCGGCGAGAAGATCGAGATCGGCCTGGAGATCCAGGCGGTCAAGGCGCAGGCCGCCGACAAGGCCGCCTGA
- a CDS encoding amidohydrolase family protein yields the protein MGSIVLKGGCVLSLDSSVGDFERADVLIEGERIAAIQPTLKVPGAEVIDASNRLVLPGFVDTHRHLWEGILRNILPDGTLEDYFRDIMGVLGPVYRPEDVYVGTLVSALGALNAGVTTLLDWAHIQNSPEHTDASLQALRDSGMRAVFAYGAPSREGLNPRYPEDLRRISAQSFASKEQLLTLAWAGMSPEQGALEDTARTWRFAREAGARISVHAGFPGIPPGRFAEAARTGVLGPDVTYIHCGMFSPEEWKAIADTGGTVSLSAPVELQMGHGMPPLQASLDAGLRPSLSVDVETSVPGDFFTQMRAVFALQRGLAHARGHAGGVAPRLLTAREVLEFATVEGARANGLGHKVGTLTPGKQADIILLRTDLINVMPVNSAVGAAVLGMDTSNVDTVLVAGKVLKRDGQLTGVDLSALRERVYRSRDFVVARSGYRAPFGAGGKTGPS from the coding sequence ATGGGGTCGATCGTGCTGAAGGGAGGGTGTGTCCTGTCCCTCGATTCATCCGTGGGGGATTTCGAGCGGGCGGATGTCTTGATTGAGGGGGAGCGCATCGCGGCCATCCAGCCCACGCTGAAGGTGCCGGGTGCGGAGGTCATCGACGCCTCGAACCGGCTCGTCCTGCCGGGCTTCGTGGACACCCACCGGCACCTGTGGGAGGGCATCCTGCGCAACATCCTGCCGGATGGGACGCTGGAGGATTACTTCCGGGACATCATGGGCGTCCTGGGCCCCGTCTACCGCCCCGAGGATGTCTACGTGGGCACGCTCGTGAGCGCGCTGGGCGCCCTCAACGCGGGGGTGACGACCCTTCTGGACTGGGCGCACATCCAGAACTCTCCGGAGCACACCGACGCCTCGCTTCAGGCGCTGCGGGACTCCGGGATGCGGGCCGTGTTTGCCTATGGCGCGCCGTCCCGGGAGGGGCTCAATCCCCGCTACCCCGAGGACCTGCGCCGCATCAGCGCGCAATCCTTCGCATCGAAGGAGCAACTGCTGACGCTGGCGTGGGCCGGGATGAGCCCGGAGCAGGGGGCGCTGGAGGACACCGCCCGGACGTGGCGCTTTGCCCGGGAGGCGGGCGCGCGGATCAGCGTGCACGCGGGCTTCCCGGGCATTCCCCCCGGCCGGTTCGCGGAGGCCGCCCGCACCGGGGTGCTGGGGCCGGATGTCACCTATATCCACTGCGGCATGTTCTCCCCGGAGGAGTGGAAGGCCATCGCGGACACCGGGGGCACGGTGTCGCTCTCCGCGCCGGTGGAGCTGCAGATGGGGCATGGCATGCCGCCCCTTCAGGCCTCGCTGGACGCGGGCCTCCGGCCCAGCCTGAGCGTGGATGTGGAGACCTCGGTGCCCGGGGACTTCTTCACCCAGATGCGCGCGGTGTTCGCGTTGCAGCGCGGGCTGGCGCACGCCCGGGGCCATGCGGGAGGCGTGGCGCCGCGGCTGCTCACCGCGCGGGAGGTGCTGGAGTTCGCGACGGTCGAAGGCGCGCGGGCCAACGGGCTGGGGCACAAGGTGGGAACGCTCACGCCGGGCAAGCAGGCCGACATCATTTTGCTGCGCACGGACCTCATCAACGTGATGCCGGTGAACAGCGCCGTGGGCGCCGCCGTGCTGGGCATGGACACCAGCAACGTGGACACCGTGCTGGTGGCGGGGAAGGTGCTCAAGCGGGACGGCCAGCTGACCGGGGTGGACCTGTCCGCCCTGCGGGAGCGGGTGTACCGCTCCCGGGACTTCGTGGTGGCCCGGTCCGGCTACCGCGCGCCCTTCGGGGCCGGCGGCAAGACCGGCCCGTCCTAG
- a CDS encoding pirin family protein, translated as MNATRRRFLRDSVLTGMSLAMGCRSGTEPGAQAPLFVPTSDRTVVRTLAGVPATDGAGVKLTRVIHQPALRHLDPFLMLDRFHSDDANAYIAGFPDHPHRGFETVTVMMDGRMRHRDSRGNSGLIQGRGAQWMTAGRGIIHSEMPEQEAGLMSGFQLWINLPAKEKMCPPYYQDLQPDRLAEAKLSPAGSQLRVIAGSPQGLAGPVRDRPTQPTLLTLALEDDQPFELELPEAHVAFAFVHGGQVHVGPGDKASAVREGQLALLGPGKRLRLQARDRRSAVLVAAARPLHEPIVQHGPFVMNTEAEIRQAIADYQRGVLDRI; from the coding sequence ATGAACGCGACGCGCCGGCGGTTTCTCCGTGACTCGGTCCTGACAGGAATGTCCCTGGCGATGGGATGCCGTTCGGGCACGGAGCCCGGCGCCCAGGCGCCCCTCTTCGTCCCCACCTCGGACCGGACCGTGGTGCGCACGCTCGCGGGGGTGCCCGCCACGGACGGCGCGGGGGTGAAGCTCACGCGCGTCATCCACCAGCCCGCGCTGCGCCACCTGGATCCGTTCCTGATGCTCGACCGGTTCCACTCCGACGACGCCAACGCGTACATCGCCGGCTTTCCGGACCACCCCCACCGCGGCTTCGAGACGGTGACGGTGATGATGGATGGGCGCATGCGCCACCGCGACAGCCGGGGCAACTCGGGGCTCATCCAGGGCCGGGGCGCCCAGTGGATGACCGCCGGCCGAGGCATCATCCACTCGGAGATGCCCGAGCAGGAGGCGGGGCTGATGTCGGGCTTCCAGCTGTGGATCAACCTGCCGGCGAAGGAGAAGATGTGCCCGCCGTACTACCAGGACTTGCAGCCGGACCGGCTCGCCGAGGCGAAGCTCTCGCCCGCGGGCAGCCAGCTGCGCGTCATCGCCGGCAGCCCCCAGGGCCTCGCGGGCCCCGTCCGGGACCGGCCCACCCAGCCCACCCTGCTCACGCTCGCGCTGGAGGATGATCAGCCCTTCGAGCTGGAGCTGCCCGAGGCCCACGTGGCCTTCGCCTTCGTCCATGGCGGCCAGGTACACGTGGGCCCTGGCGACAAGGCCTCGGCGGTGCGCGAGGGGCAGCTGGCCCTGCTCGGGCCGGGCAAGCGCCTGCGCCTCCAGGCCCGGGACCGGCGCAGCGCGGTGCTGGTGGCGGCGGCCAGGCCTCTCCACGAGCCCATCGTCCAGCACGGCCCCTTCGTCATGAACACGGAGGCGGAAATCCGCCAGGCCATCGCCGACTACCAGCGGGGCGTGCTCGACAGGATTTGA
- a CDS encoding helix-turn-helix domain-containing protein, translating into MEQRLATIIGAAVRAARQRLDLTQADVAERVGIATEVYGRLERGHMLPSVKTLRRLCLVLSCSSDVLLGVTSPDKPVEVVEDPHEYGERPEVRRVLRTLRRLEPAQLKLISQVAGAIR; encoded by the coding sequence ATGGAACAGCGACTGGCGACCATCATCGGAGCGGCCGTGCGCGCGGCCCGGCAGCGGTTGGACCTGACCCAGGCGGATGTGGCGGAGCGGGTAGGCATCGCCACGGAGGTGTACGGAAGGCTCGAGCGCGGCCACATGCTGCCCAGCGTGAAGACGCTGCGGCGCCTGTGCCTCGTCCTCAGCTGCTCCTCGGACGTGCTGCTCGGCGTCACCTCCCCGGACAAGCCCGTGGAGGTGGTCGAGGATCCGCACGAGTACGGGGAGCGGCCCGAGGTCCGCCGGGTGCTGCGCACCCTGCGGCGGCTGGAGCCCGCGCAGCTCAAGCTCATCAGCCAGGTGGCGGGGGCCATCCGCTAA
- a CDS encoding fatty acid desaturase, whose amino-acid sequence MTPPSSASPSLDWPSLAVHALWWGWFPAFLVTWEALPWGGRLGLLVLGWAVMFWNYAVLHNHMHVPIAKPALLRAVVSRTLGLACGFPFRGYSLHHFNHHKFNDGPGDWGQRRPGESVPRYLVRSALTPWVWPFGVLRQVWRAAKTRRRRLELLLDFAVVDGTLLALLCWRPAQGLALLGLWLAGQVSIHWLNLAAHFDTDARHRDALATTSFSTFYNFFFFNAGHHQAHHLWPQAPWRELSSATQKLAAAGRIRPALQTSQAPINPRWVTRVVRRYGAAPCARQTESTITSGTPSAGT is encoded by the coding sequence GTGACTCCTCCTTCCTCGGCGTCTCCCTCGTTGGACTGGCCCAGCCTTGCTGTTCACGCGCTCTGGTGGGGCTGGTTCCCCGCCTTTCTCGTCACCTGGGAGGCGCTGCCGTGGGGAGGGAGGCTGGGCCTGCTCGTGCTGGGGTGGGCGGTGATGTTCTGGAACTACGCCGTGCTGCACAACCACATGCACGTGCCCATCGCGAAGCCCGCCCTCCTCCGGGCCGTGGTCTCCCGAACGCTCGGGCTCGCGTGTGGGTTCCCCTTCCGGGGCTACTCGCTGCACCACTTCAACCACCACAAGTTCAACGACGGGCCCGGGGACTGGGGCCAGCGCCGCCCCGGCGAGAGCGTGCCGCGCTACCTCGTGCGCTCCGCGCTGACGCCCTGGGTGTGGCCCTTCGGCGTGCTGCGCCAGGTGTGGCGGGCCGCGAAGACGCGCCGCCGCCGGCTGGAGCTGCTGCTGGACTTCGCGGTGGTGGATGGCACCCTGCTCGCGCTGCTCTGCTGGAGGCCCGCCCAGGGGCTGGCCCTGCTGGGCCTGTGGCTCGCAGGCCAGGTCTCCATCCACTGGCTCAACCTCGCGGCCCACTTCGACACGGACGCGCGCCACCGGGATGCGCTCGCCACCACCTCTTTTTCCACGTTTTACAACTTTTTCTTCTTCAACGCGGGGCACCACCAGGCGCACCACCTGTGGCCGCAGGCGCCGTGGCGGGAACTGTCGTCCGCCACGCAGAAGCTGGCGGCGGCGGGGCGCATTCGTCCAGCACTGCAAACCTCCCAGGCTCCCATCAATCCCCGGTGGGTGACGCGCGTGGTCCGGCGCTATGGTGCGGCACCGTGCGCTCGGCAGACGGAGTCGACGATTACCTCGGGGACCCCATCGGCCGGTACCTGA
- a CDS encoding helix-turn-helix transcriptional regulator: MRSADGVDDYLGDPIGRYLMGDGFLHWYAEADLCGFVLWGRPAESQVRRLIEVLDVERTPRAPHGSLVDARWLEAPDPAAFTLFVKYMQQREREFASSVVRQALVRPEGLVGATVGGFYSLLSPSYPSKVFTRTEEAMAWLGLPEARSAPLLAEIQLLIDAATGQSPVLQELHRVLRPRLVNANLADTAREMGMSERTLQRRLKEAGTSFQAELNAVQVRTAQALLLETDMKLTAVAVDVGCASLQHFSSLFRKLVGESPSTWRDQHRHAPAPAEAKQEREETGRS; this comes from the coding sequence GTGCGCTCGGCAGACGGAGTCGACGATTACCTCGGGGACCCCATCGGCCGGTACCTGATGGGCGATGGGTTTCTCCACTGGTACGCCGAGGCGGACCTGTGCGGGTTCGTCCTCTGGGGCCGCCCGGCGGAGTCCCAGGTCCGGCGGCTCATCGAGGTGCTGGACGTGGAGCGGACACCCCGGGCCCCGCATGGCTCGCTGGTGGATGCGCGGTGGCTGGAGGCGCCGGACCCGGCGGCCTTCACCCTGTTCGTGAAGTACATGCAGCAGCGCGAGCGCGAGTTCGCCTCCTCCGTGGTGCGCCAGGCGCTGGTGCGGCCCGAGGGGCTGGTGGGCGCCACCGTGGGCGGCTTCTACAGCCTGCTGAGCCCCTCCTACCCCAGCAAGGTGTTCACCCGCACGGAGGAGGCCATGGCGTGGCTGGGCCTGCCGGAGGCGCGCTCGGCGCCACTGCTCGCGGAGATTCAGCTGCTCATCGACGCGGCCACGGGCCAGTCCCCGGTGTTGCAGGAGCTGCACCGGGTGCTGCGGCCCCGGCTGGTGAACGCCAACCTGGCGGACACCGCGCGCGAGATGGGCATGTCCGAGCGCACGCTCCAGCGCCGGTTGAAGGAGGCGGGCACCTCCTTCCAGGCGGAGCTCAACGCGGTGCAGGTGCGCACCGCGCAGGCGCTGCTCCTGGAGACGGACATGAAGCTCACCGCGGTGGCGGTGGATGTCGGCTGCGCCTCGCTGCAGCACTTCAGCAGCCTGTTCCGCAAGCTCGTGGGCGAGTCCCCCAGCACCTGGAGGGACCAGCACCGCCACGCCCCCGCCCCGGCGGAGGCGAAGCAGGAGCGCGAGGAGACGGGCCGCTCCTAG
- a CDS encoding glutathione S-transferase family protein translates to MKLYFCPQTRATRPRWMLEELGVPYELALIDVMKGEQKQESYMKVHPLGYVPALDDGGHIFFESAAIVQYLADKYADKGFAPALGSKERGEYYQWISFAMTELEPSLVTILMQTRFLPEDQRSPEAMAKAVARYKVVCAVLEERMKNREYIVGDRFSAADIVVGAVLFFGTMLGQGKEFPALQAYLGRVTARPAAKKAFA, encoded by the coding sequence ATGAAGCTCTATTTCTGCCCGCAGACCCGTGCCACCCGTCCCCGCTGGATGCTCGAGGAGCTGGGCGTGCCCTACGAGCTGGCGCTCATCGACGTGATGAAGGGAGAGCAGAAGCAGGAGTCGTACATGAAGGTCCACCCGCTGGGGTATGTGCCCGCGCTGGATGACGGTGGGCACATCTTCTTCGAGTCCGCGGCCATCGTGCAGTACCTGGCCGACAAGTACGCGGACAAGGGCTTTGCCCCGGCGCTGGGCTCGAAGGAGCGCGGCGAATATTACCAGTGGATCTCCTTCGCCATGACGGAGCTGGAGCCGAGCCTCGTCACCATCCTCATGCAGACCCGGTTCCTCCCCGAGGACCAGCGCAGCCCCGAGGCCATGGCCAAGGCGGTGGCCCGCTACAAGGTCGTGTGTGCCGTCTTGGAGGAGCGGATGAAGAACCGCGAGTACATCGTCGGGGACCGCTTCTCCGCCGCGGACATCGTCGTGGGCGCGGTGCTGTTCTTCGGCACCATGCTGGGCCAGGGCAAGGAGTTCCCGGCCCTGCAGGCCTACCTCGGGCGCGTCACCGCGCGCCCCGCGGCGAAGAAGGCCTTCGCCTAG